In one window of Vibrio sp. DW001 DNA:
- the thrS gene encoding threonine--tRNA ligase: MPVITLPDGSQRQFDNPISTMDIAASIGPGLAKATIAGRLDGIRVDACDLIENDASLEIITTKDEKDGLEIVRHSCAHLLGHAIKQLFPAAKMAIGPTIDSGFYYDIDLEHSLTEEDLKALEKRMKELAKTKYQVVKKNVSWQEARDTFESRDESYKIAILDENVAKDDRPGLYHHEEYVDMCRGPHVPHMGFCQHFTLLNVAGAYWRGNSDNKMLQRIYGTAFHDKKALKAHLTRLEEAAKRDHRKIGKHLDLFHMQQEAPGMVFWHHNGWSIFRDLEVFVRTKLDEYGYQEVKGPLMMDRILWERSGHWDKYADAMFTTSSENREYAIKPMNCPGHVQIFNQGLKSYRDLPLRMAEFGSCHRNEPSGALHGLMRVRGFTQDDAHVFCTEEQIQEEVTECIKMVYDVYKTFGFEEIEVKLSTRPEKRVGSDEIWDRSEEALKESLENLDIKYEIQEGEGAFYGPKIEFTLHDCLDRAWQCGTVQLDFNLPGRLGATYVGENNERLIPVMIHRAILGSLERFIGILIEEYAGFFPTWLAPEQAVIMNITDKQADYVKEVVNKLQKSGIRAKADLRNEKIGFKIREHTLKRVPYLLVCGDQEMEAGEIAVRTRKGKDLGKIKVEDFISYLQVEVSTRKLNLEE; this comes from the coding sequence ATGCCAGTAATTACTCTTCCTGACGGTAGTCAGCGTCAATTTGACAACCCTATTTCAACAATGGACATCGCCGCTTCAATTGGTCCCGGTCTTGCTAAAGCGACCATCGCTGGCCGATTAGATGGCATTCGTGTCGACGCTTGTGACCTTATCGAAAATGATGCAAGTTTAGAAATTATCACGACAAAAGATGAGAAAGATGGTTTAGAAATCGTACGCCATTCATGTGCACACTTACTTGGGCACGCGATTAAGCAGCTGTTTCCAGCCGCTAAAATGGCAATTGGCCCAACGATTGACAGTGGCTTTTATTATGATATCGATTTAGAGCATTCTCTTACTGAGGAAGATCTTAAAGCGTTAGAAAAGCGCATGAAAGAGCTTGCTAAAACCAAATATCAGGTTGTTAAGAAGAACGTTAGCTGGCAAGAAGCTCGTGATACTTTCGAATCTCGTGATGAAAGTTATAAGATTGCGATCTTAGACGAAAATGTAGCTAAAGATGATCGTCCAGGTCTTTACCACCATGAAGAATACGTAGACATGTGCCGTGGTCCTCATGTACCGCATATGGGCTTTTGTCAGCACTTTACGCTTTTAAACGTGGCTGGCGCTTATTGGAGAGGTAATAGCGACAATAAAATGTTGCAGCGTATTTATGGTACGGCTTTTCATGATAAGAAAGCGCTAAAAGCGCACTTAACTCGTTTAGAAGAAGCCGCCAAGCGTGACCATCGTAAAATTGGTAAGCATTTAGACTTATTCCACATGCAACAAGAAGCACCAGGAATGGTCTTCTGGCATCATAATGGCTGGTCAATTTTCCGAGATTTAGAAGTATTTGTTCGGACTAAGCTTGATGAGTACGGTTACCAAGAAGTAAAAGGTCCATTGATGATGGATCGTATTCTTTGGGAACGTTCTGGTCACTGGGACAAATATGCGGATGCTATGTTTACAACTAGTTCTGAAAACCGTGAATATGCTATTAAGCCAATGAACTGCCCTGGGCACGTTCAAATATTCAACCAAGGTTTGAAGTCTTATCGTGATCTGCCGTTACGTATGGCTGAGTTTGGCTCTTGTCACCGAAATGAACCATCAGGTGCGCTACACGGCTTAATGCGAGTACGTGGCTTTACACAAGATGATGCCCACGTATTCTGCACAGAAGAACAGATTCAAGAAGAAGTCACTGAATGCATCAAGATGGTGTATGATGTATACAAGACATTTGGCTTTGAAGAAATTGAGGTCAAGCTTTCGACACGTCCTGAAAAACGTGTAGGTAGCGATGAGATTTGGGACCGCTCAGAAGAAGCGCTCAAAGAATCTTTAGAAAACCTTGATATTAAATATGAAATCCAAGAAGGTGAGGGCGCATTTTATGGGCCTAAAATCGAATTCACATTACATGACTGTTTAGATCGTGCATGGCAATGTGGTACAGTACAACTCGATTTCAACCTTCCTGGTCGTTTAGGGGCAACTTACGTTGGCGAAAACAACGAAAGGTTGATTCCTGTAATGATTCACCGTGCGATTTTGGGTTCATTAGAGCGTTTTATCGGAATTCTTATTGAAGAGTACGCAGGATTTTTCCCGACGTGGTTAGCACCTGAACAAGCCGTTATCATGAATATTACGGACAAACAGGCCGATTACGTTAAAGAAGTTGTAAATAAATTGCAAAAATCGGGAATTAGAGCAAAAGCGGACTTGAGAAATGAGAAGATAGGCTTTAAAATCCGCGAACACACTTTAAAGCGTGTACCGTATCTGCTTGTTTGTGGTGACCAAGAAATGGAAGCCGGAGAAATTGCAGTACGAACTCGTAAAGGTAAAGACCTTGGTAAGATTAAAGTTGAAGACTTTATAAGCTATCTTCAAGTTGAGGTTTCTACCCGTAAGCTTAATCTGGAGGAATAA
- the infC gene encoding translation initiation factor IF-3, translated as MAKPNLHRLNGEIRGVREVRLTGADGEPVGIVGLADALATAEESGMDLVEISPNAEPPVCRVMDYGKFLFEKSKAAKEQKKKQKQIQIKEIKFRPGTDIGDYQVKLRNLTGFLEEGNKVKVTIRYRGREMAHPEIGVDVLNRLKVDTEELAVVESFPTRIEGRQMIMVLAPKKK; from the coding sequence GTGGCCAAACCAAACCTACACCGTTTAAACGGTGAAATTCGTGGCGTACGTGAAGTACGTCTAACTGGCGCAGATGGTGAGCCAGTAGGTATCGTAGGTCTTGCTGACGCATTAGCTACAGCAGAAGAATCTGGTATGGATCTCGTAGAGATCAGTCCAAACGCCGAGCCACCAGTCTGTCGTGTTATGGATTATGGCAAGTTCCTCTTCGAGAAGAGCAAAGCTGCAAAAGAGCAGAAGAAGAAGCAAAAGCAGATCCAGATTAAGGAAATAAAATTCCGACCTGGGACTGATATTGGAGACTATCAGGTAAAACTACGCAACCTGACCGGTTTCCTAGAAGAAGGCAACAAAGTGAAGGTAACAATTCGCTATCGTGGCCGAGAAATGGCACACCCAGAGATCGGTGTCGACGTTCTTAATCGTTTGAAAGTAGATACAGAGGAATTAGCTGTTGTCGAATCTTTCCCAACGAGAATAGAAGGCCGTCAGATGATCATGGTGTTGGCCCCTAAAAAGAAGTAA
- the rpmI gene encoding 50S ribosomal protein L35: MPKMKTNRGAAKRFKKTAGGIKFKHATKRHILTKRTTKNKRQLRPNAILPRCEVAAVKRMLPYA; the protein is encoded by the coding sequence ATGCCGAAGATGAAAACCAACAGAGGTGCTGCTAAGCGTTTTAAGAAAACTGCTGGTGGTATAAAGTTCAAGCACGCTACAAAACGTCACATCCTGACTAAGCGTACTACTAAGAACAAGCGTCAACTACGTCCTAACGCAATACTTCCTAGATGTGAAGTTGCTGCTGTTAAACGTATGTTGCCATACGCTTAA
- the rplT gene encoding 50S ribosomal protein L20: protein MPRVKRGVQARASHKKVLKQAKGYYGARSRVYRVAFQAVTKAGQYAYRDRRNKKRQFRQLWIARINAASRQNGLSYSRLINGLKKASIEIDRKILADIAVFDKTAFAVLVEKAKAAL, encoded by the coding sequence ATGCCTCGCGTAAAACGTGGTGTACAAGCACGTGCATCCCACAAGAAAGTTCTAAAGCAAGCTAAAGGTTACTACGGAGCACGTTCACGTGTTTATCGTGTAGCTTTCCAAGCAGTTACAAAAGCTGGTCAATATGCATATCGTGACCGTCGCAATAAAAAGCGTCAGTTCCGTCAACTATGGATCGCTCGTATCAACGCTGCTTCTCGTCAAAATGGTCTATCTTACAGTCGTTTAATTAACGGTCTTAAGAAAGCATCTATCGAGATCGATCGTAAGATCCTTGCTGATATCGCTGTATTCGACAAAACTGCATTTGCAGTTTTAGTAGAAAAAGCGAAAG